The Pantoea phytobeneficialis genome has a segment encoding these proteins:
- the zntB gene encoding zinc transporter ZntB encodes MNVIEGKALQVSDAIVACQLDGQGGLIAIEDTDVVNCERPCWLHLNYTQQQSAEWLQNTPLIPDSVRDALAGDSMRPRVTRLGDGFMIVLRSVNHNSDSRPDQLVAMRVFINDKLIVSTRRRKVYAIDEVLTDLQNGNGPVDGGSWLVDVCDALTDHASEFIEEMHDKIIELEDALMDQQIPPRGELALLRKQLIVMRRYMAPQRDVYARLASEKLGWMDDDERRRMQDIADRLGRGLDDLDAGVARTAVLTDEIASVMAEAMNRRTYTMSLLAMIFLPTTFLTGLFGVNLGGIPGGAWHMGFSVFCFLLLVLVVGLAWWLRRRKWL; translated from the coding sequence GTGAACGTCATTGAAGGTAAAGCATTGCAGGTTTCGGATGCCATTGTGGCTTGTCAGCTTGACGGTCAGGGGGGATTGATCGCCATTGAGGACACTGACGTCGTCAATTGTGAGCGCCCCTGCTGGTTGCACCTCAATTACACCCAGCAGCAAAGCGCTGAATGGTTGCAAAACACCCCGTTAATTCCCGACTCGGTGCGTGATGCGCTGGCGGGCGACAGCATGCGCCCGCGTGTTACTCGTCTGGGTGATGGCTTTATGATTGTGCTGCGCAGTGTCAATCACAACAGCGACTCGCGCCCGGACCAACTGGTGGCGATGCGGGTGTTTATTAATGACAAACTGATTGTCTCGACGCGACGTCGCAAGGTGTACGCGATTGATGAAGTGCTTACCGATCTGCAAAACGGTAACGGTCCGGTGGACGGTGGTAGCTGGCTGGTTGACGTTTGTGATGCACTTACCGATCACGCCAGCGAATTTATTGAAGAGATGCACGATAAGATTATCGAGCTGGAAGATGCGCTGATGGATCAGCAGATCCCACCACGCGGTGAGCTGGCGCTGCTGCGCAAGCAATTGATTGTGATGCGACGTTATATGGCCCCGCAGCGCGATGTCTATGCGCGACTGGCGAGCGAGAAACTCGGCTGGATGGATGATGATGAACGGCGGCGTATGCAGGATATCGCCGATCGCCTGGGTCGTGGACTGGACGATCTGGATGCCGGTGTGGCGCGCACCGCCGTGCTGACCGATGAAATTGCGTCGGTGATGGCGGAAGCGATGAACCGTCGTACTTACACCATGTCTCTGCTGGCGATGATTTTCCTGCCGACTACTTTTTTAACCGGCCTGTTTGGTGTCAACCTTGGTGGGATACCGGGTGGCGCGTGGCATATGGGCTTCAGCGTTTTCTGTTTTTTACTGCTGGTGTTGGTGGTGGGACTCGCCTGGTGGTTAAGACGGCGTAAATGGTTATAA
- the ttcA gene encoding tRNA 2-thiocytidine(32) synthetase TtcA yields MQHNQDNTKKEQYNLNKLQKRLRRNVGEAIADFNMIEEGDRIMVCLSGGKDSYTLLEILRNLQQSAPVNFSLVAVNLDQKQPGFPEHVLPAYLDALGVEYKIVNEDTYSIVKEKIPEGKTTCSLCSRLRRGILYRTATELGCTKIALGHHRDDILQTLFLNMFYGGKMKGMPPKLMSDDGKHIVIRPLAYCREKDIIRFAEARQFPIIPCNLCGSQPNLQRQVVADMLRDWDKRYPGRIETMFSAMQNIVPSHMADINLFDFKGIQHGDAVVDGGDLAFDRESLPVQPAGWQPEEEDAPDLSARLDVLQIK; encoded by the coding sequence ATGCAACATAATCAAGATAATACAAAAAAAGAGCAGTACAACCTGAACAAATTGCAAAAGCGTCTGCGTCGTAACGTGGGCGAAGCGATTGCCGATTTCAATATGATTGAAGAAGGCGATCGCATCATGGTGTGCCTGTCTGGAGGTAAAGACAGCTATACCCTGCTGGAAATTCTGCGCAATCTGCAACAAAGCGCGCCGGTTAACTTCTCGCTGGTGGCGGTCAATCTCGACCAGAAGCAACCCGGTTTCCCGGAACATGTGCTGCCAGCGTATCTGGATGCACTGGGCGTTGAGTATAAAATCGTTAACGAAGACACTTACTCCATCGTTAAAGAGAAAATCCCGGAAGGAAAAACCACCTGTTCGCTGTGTTCACGCCTGCGTCGTGGCATTCTTTACCGCACCGCGACGGAACTGGGTTGTACTAAAATCGCGCTCGGACATCATCGCGATGACATCCTGCAAACCCTGTTCCTGAACATGTTCTACGGCGGCAAAATGAAAGGTATGCCACCGAAGTTGATGAGTGACGATGGTAAGCATATCGTGATCCGCCCGCTGGCCTACTGCCGCGAGAAAGACATCATCCGCTTTGCCGAAGCCCGTCAGTTCCCGATTATTCCGTGTAACCTGTGCGGCTCTCAGCCTAACCTGCAACGCCAGGTGGTGGCGGATATGCTGCGTGACTGGGATAAACGCTATCCGGGACGGATCGAAACCATGTTCAGCGCGATGCAAAACATCGTCCCTTCGCATATGGCTGATATCAATCTGTTTGATTTCAAAGGTATTCAGCACGGTGATGCGGTGGTTGACGGTGGCGATCTGGCGTTTGACCGCGAATCGCTGCCGGTACAACCTGCGGGCTGGCAGCCGGAAGAGGAAGACGCACCCGATTTAAGCGCCCGTCTCGACGTATTGCAGATTAAGTAA